The following are from one region of the Georgenia sp. M64 genome:
- a CDS encoding GntR family transcriptional regulator produces MLNRSSLKDQALEVIRQDLVSGEIRPGEIHSAASMASRLGTSSGPVREAMLTLVEQGIMEVVPNRGFRVTDLSDHDLDEVHELRMMLEVPAMGRLAELGLGAHAGAVRTAARRCEEAARRQDLSEFLVTDREFHLGLLELLGNGRLVKFVGQLRDQTRLYGLQVLAREGRLQESAAEHVELLAAIDDGDAARTAQVMARHLAHARSDWGPGPATALAPS; encoded by the coding sequence GTGCTGAACCGCTCCAGCCTCAAGGACCAGGCCCTGGAGGTCATCCGCCAGGACCTCGTCTCCGGGGAGATCAGGCCCGGCGAGATCCACTCCGCCGCGTCGATGGCCTCGCGCCTGGGCACCTCGTCCGGGCCGGTGCGCGAGGCCATGCTCACCCTCGTCGAGCAGGGAATCATGGAGGTGGTGCCCAACCGGGGCTTCCGGGTCACCGACCTCTCGGACCACGACCTCGACGAGGTCCACGAGCTCCGCATGATGCTCGAGGTCCCGGCCATGGGCCGTCTCGCCGAGCTCGGCCTCGGCGCCCACGCCGGCGCCGTCCGCACGGCGGCCCGGCGCTGCGAGGAGGCCGCCCGCCGCCAGGACCTCAGCGAGTTCCTCGTCACCGACCGCGAGTTCCACCTCGGCCTGCTGGAGCTCCTCGGCAACGGCCGGCTCGTGAAGTTCGTGGGTCAGCTGCGCGACCAGACCCGCCTCTACGGCCTGCAGGTGCTCGCCCGCGAGGGCCGGCTCCAGGAGTCGGCCGCGGAGCACGTCGAGCTCCTCGCGGCCATCGACGACGGCGACGCCGCACGGACCGCCCAGGTCATGGCTCGTCACCTCGCCCACGCCCGCAGCGACTGGGGGCCCGGGCCGGCGACGGCGCTCGCCCCGTCCTGA